In one window of Cydia pomonella isolate Wapato2018A chromosome 16, ilCydPomo1, whole genome shotgun sequence DNA:
- the LOC133526498 gene encoding SET and MYND domain-containing protein 4-like yields the protein MSMSFENPMLYNEILLRKGLLGGIYKAVNNLDGSAVLEAYKVLSVTKGFPRLHSHIKNNGMSSIFRGHGNDNYQEGNYQMALEMYNKALLFAPKGSIEMLHAYGNRSALLFHLNAYSACLKDIETCRKLGCTGDLEKKLNKRYEQCMESMWKENLKNNILLCSWAQDYFKFNMKKHPDLPCLSADADIITENEEQKVVANKDIKIGTVVAIDTAFVTHSLPDKCLVCCHYCQKTTFNLMPCDNCCVALFCSLQCKERCLNEYHDIECQIMDLLLTIDAGYKFRLAIKTFLKLKTLCKDWSTLIKEANNIGNSRLNESSLSEIYNVENYSSILCFKEDRCFVFGTLYNSTFIYASVLHRLERVLGFFPQSKSEGLEAKKCFAKLCLTLQLNCPATEVVTSAEELTVGQIGTDMPPHFGWFPFAGKLKHCCEANLLALGLDDRLALIAIRPIKKTSELTVSYVGHWYENLYGDQRRMKLYQNILNVCNCRVCAQGWDIHSFRRRELDAKLKKVFFSWDNMRKNNVMPQRDPLFFLETCKALALLDARPNSAEHYELFRELRTQLSLAQFAATNNITI from the exons ATGAGTATGAGCTTCGAAAACCCTATGCTTTATAACGAGATACTGCTAAGAAAAGGTCTTTTGGGAGGTATTTACAAAGCAGTGAACAATTTAGACGGGTCAGCTGTATTAGAAGCTTATAAAGTACTGAGTGTTACTAAGGGATTTCCTCGTCTGCACTcgcatataaaaaataatggcaTGTCTTCCATATTTCGCGGTCATGGGAATGATAATTACCAGGAGGGAAACTACCAGATGGCATTAGAAATGTATAACAAGGCTTTACTCTTTGCTCCAAAAGGCTCCATAGAAATGTTGCATGCTTATGGCAATCGGTCGGCACTCCTTTTTCATTTAAATGCATATTCTGCATGTCTTAAAGACATTGAGACTTGTCGCAAACTAGGGTGCACTGGAGACCtggaaaaaaaactaaataagagATATGAACAATGTATGGAATCAATGTGGAAAGAAAATCTTAAGAACAATATATTGCTGTGCAGTTGGGCTCAAGACTATTTCAAGTTTAATATGAAGAAACATCCTGATTTACCTTGCCTATCTGCTGATGCGGACATAATTACCGAAAATGAAGAACAAAAGGTAGTTGCTAATAAGGATATAAAAATTGGTACAGTGGTAGCTATAGATACAGCATTTGTTACTCATTCTCTCCCCGATAAATGTCTTGTCTGTTGCCATTATTGCCAGAAGACAACATTCAATTTGATGCCTTGTGACAACTGCTGTGTTGCACTCTTCTGTAGCTTGCAATGCAAGGAGCGCTGTCTGAATGAGTACCATGACATAGAATGTCAGATCATGGACCTTCTGCTAACAATTGATGCAGGCTACAAGTTCCGTTTGGCAATCAAGACTTTCTTGAAGCTCAAAACTCTTTGTAAGGACTGGAGCACTCTGATTAAAGAAGCAAATAACATTGGAAACAGCAGACTAAATGAGAGTTCATTGAGCGAAATATACAATGTTGAAAACTATTCTTCAATATTATGCTTCAAGGAAGATAGGTGTTTTGTCTTTGGTACACTGTATAATAGCACCTTCATTTATGCCTCAGTGTTGCATCGGTTGGAAAGAGTCCTTGGTTTCTTCCCTCAATCAAAATCTGAAGGTCTTGAAGCGAAGAAATGCTTCGCAAAGCTGTGCCTCACTCTGCAGTTAAACTGCCCGGCTACTGAAGTTGTTACTTCTGCCGAAGAGCTGACTGTTGGCCAGATCGGGACGGACATGCCGCCGCACTTTGGCTGGTTCCCGTTTGCGGGTAAACTGAAGCACTGCTGCGAGGCGAACCTGCTGGCGCTGGGGCTTGATGACCGCTTAGCGCTGATAGCTATAAGACCCATAAAGAAGACGTCTGAGCTGACGGTTTCTTATGT TGGCCACTGGTATGAGAACCTTTATGGAGACCAGCGTCGAATGAAGCTTTACCAAAACATCCTGAACGTGTGCAACTGCCGCGTGTGTGCCCAAGGCTGGGACATCCACAGCTTCCGGAGGCGGGAACTAGACGCCAAGCTGAAGAAG GTGTTTTTCTCCTGGGACAACATGCGAAAAAACAACGTAATGCCCCAGCGAGACCCGTTGTTCTTCCTGGAGACGTGCAAGGCGCTGGCGCTGCTGGACGCGCGGCCCAACTCCGCCGAGCACTACGAGCTGTTCCGCGAGCTGCGCACGCAGCTCAGCCTGGCGCAGTTCGCTGCCACTAACAATATTACGATCTGA